One Salifodinibacter halophilus genomic window, GCCGGGTGCTGCGCGCCGTTGACCTCCAGCGCGATCGCCAGCGCGTCGCTGGCGTCGCGCTCGGCGTCGCCGAGCTGGCCCAGGCCGCGCCGCAGCTGGGCCAGGTTGCGGCCGATCTCGACCTGCAGCGGATGGCGGTCGCCGACGCTCTGCTGCAGCTTGCG contains:
- a CDS encoding tetratricopeptide repeat protein yields the protein MRENTDVGEVENLMDLAGLQADAGQSREALLGFEQARRKLQQSVGDRHPLQVEIGRNLAQLRRGLGQLGDAERDASDALAIALEVNGAQHPA